CCCTTTGAAATTTAATTTCCCTTAGGATGGTGTATGGGGAAGATAAAATAGGAAGGAACGAtgtttctcactcttccccagaTGAAGTGCCCATCGAGACTGGAGAGGAAACAACTTGACTTCTACTAAAGTAGCAGCTGGCTTGTATGTTGCTGGGGAGgagatactgattttttttttctttcatctgaAAGAAGGATGGTCTCCAGgactcctgagatctcttcccaGATGtgggagagtggggtctagtgttCAGAGCACATATTTGAAACCCAGCCCAGGGAGAAAATTGTATAATGGTTAAAATGGAGGActgagtcaggatgcctgggttctattcctagggCTGGTACTGACTGATGATGTGAACACAGCTGGTGTTGCTTATTGCTAGAGCtctgcgcagatacaaaatttgtattcaCATCCATCTGTGATCCACAAACATGGTCTGGTGATATCAAGCAGatatttgcagggctctaattaTTGCCTCTACCTTAATTTCAGCCTCTGAAATGGATGTAAGCATCCTCACCTTGCTTTGGAAAGCATCTTCAGATCTATTGTGGACTACTTGAATTGATCCTCAGGAACTTTGCTTAATAACTTTGTTACTTCCTTTGCAGGAACATCCCTTAGGTGTACAGACAGACTGAGCACTTGCTAATCAGGTAAGTATTATCCAGTGGCTCTCCTTTTGCTCAAACAGAAATCTTAATCCATCTTGATTCTCTATTATATCATTGACCCTCTAAAAAATCATTCTGCTTTCTCTCCTCAGATTATCTCAGAGACCACCTCATTACTCATCCCAACAAATGCTTATTAGCTTATCTGATAGGAAGGGATCAGGAATCACAGAAACAGTCAGGTGAGAGGCTTGATGAGGCAGGTCTAGATGGTCCATGGATGATTAGATAATACTCAGGTTATCATACCACACCCTCTCTCTGGTATGAGCACTATTTAAGCGGTGGAACTAGCATCTGTCATTGGTGGTTCTGTCATAGGATTTCGTGtggctgcccatcaccatagtatctgagcaccttcaatGTAAAAGCAACAGCAAAGTCCCTACTGATCTTCATGGAGTCTCTCACAGATCTTCCTTTTTGGGGTAAAAACCCTGCTCTTGGGCCAGACAGTGTGGGTAATGGTTCTTAGATCCCTTGGTGCTCTCTTCCACTGCCTTGAACCAAACCCCAAGAAGGTTCTGTCTCCTGTACAGACTTCCTTTCCTTTCAAGTAGGAAGTTTCATTGTGCTTGAAGAGAGCTCTCAACTCTGCTCTTGGGTGTCCTGGGCCCTGGCTGTTACACACCTTGAAGAGGACTCAATCTTGATCATGATGTGATGTTCTCTGGGTTGCCCAGGTAGTGAATAGAGGACAGGTGTGATGCTGAGGAGGTGTGCTGCTGGGTTTTGTGCAAGTTGAAGTTTCAGGGCTGACAGCTTAACTTGTGGTTACTAACACTCAGATCAGTCGACTTGTTTGAAATTTGAAAATCAAGGCCCCGTGATTCTGAAAACAGTTACGCATATACTTAAATTTACTCACCTGAATTACGTTAAGCACATGTGGTTGCATGAATAGGGCCTAAATGAGAAAGTAAAACTGATACCTGGCATCTATTTTGGTGTACGAAAAATCTCAGTGAACTTCTAGTTTCATAATAAAGAATTATGTGTAACCACACAGCATAATCTTATGTCTTTATCTGCCTTTCTAACATAAACATTCACACTATTGGCCATGTTCTTTAAAAGTGCTCAGGACCTAGCAActccctctgaaaatctggccacttgaTTTTTAGATGAAACTccctttggggtttagagagcatggcccctgaAAAACTTGTAAGGAGGCAGAGAAAGTACTGGCTCTTCCAGGGGAGTGACAGGGTGTGTCTGTAGTTCCAGACAAGGGGATCAACAGTGAGCAGACCCCACACAGTGAAGCAGCCAAGAACCAGCTtgaagcctgggagggacagCAGCCAACTGGGGACAcgccaggacaggagccaggaggagcaccgTGCCAGGAAGGAACTACCCAAGAAGGACAAactggagctggacccagtatcactgagGATGCCAATGACCTCCAGCGGAACAGGTACCCAGCTTGTACTTTGTGTACCTGCATGTGGCCAGAGGtcttgcagtggggtgggggttgttacccctctgaaatcctggcccctatTTCCCTCTGGTCCAGTTCACTTTTGCATGCCCTCTCTGTGTGAAATGTGTGAGAAGCACACACCCGAAACAGTCGCAcggaggcagggccttgggtgtGTATGAAAATGAGCTATTGTCTGGCGGTGGCAGTTGACGCTGTCTGTTCCTGCATTTTTGCAGGTGCAGCTGCTGTGCCTGGGAGATGCAGCCCTGAGCTCTGGGGAAAAGCTCTTTGCTAAGGCTGACATGCAGGAAGAGGGGGATGGGGATGATGAGACCTCCAAATGTCACACATGCTGGAGCTGGGAGCTTCATCTCCcatgggggcagccaggggtcatTTCCCTAAGTAACACTCTTTCGGTGTTTCATTGTCACTTACTAAAATCCCCTCTTTGTCCTGGAGAATCAAGATTTCAAAGGAAACTTCCTTCTTCAGACAAGGAGAGTCAAGGATTGCAGGGAGTCTGAGAGATCAGACCCCCTGTGTAAACCCTAAAGCAGAGCCAGAGAGGCCAGTCTTTAATCTGGGGATTGCTTCAGACTCTCAGCACAGAggctcctgggggctggggggagacaaGGGTTCCTGTTGTACATCTGACACTTTTGCTACTTTCCCTCATGTAACTGCACTTAGCTCTAGAGAAGGAGCCTTAGAAAACCCAGTGGGTCTGTCCCAGGATGGTTTTCCCCAGGATCGCCCAGTGGCTTTTCTGTTCAATTCTGTGAACCTGATTGTATTGTAGCAGCAAACAGATAAACTGAACCCCTTGTTTCTCAGACTCCGTGGGTGCTGGGGATGTCTTCAGGTGGAATTGACgccagtagatttttttttttttttttgcatgagtTTCCCTtaagggaagggcagggagttGTGGTCGAACCCTCTGAGTGGTTTCAGGCTGCCTGACTTAatccagggggttgggtgcagctgGAGTTGGCAGACTCAGTgcctgtggcctggtctacacaaggaaattaggttggtatatcTACTTTgctcaggagtatgaaaaatccAGCCTTGAATGATGCAGTTAAACCCACCAGGATAGACCACACTAAGTAGACAAGCTGTAGCTAgcttgatgggagaattctcctctCAGGGAGGCGAAGTACCTACTCCAAGGGAAGAAGTCCTCCCTTTGGCATAGCTAGTCTCATCATTGAAATGCTAGAGCGGCGCAGCTGCAGAATTGTAAGTGTAGATGAGCCCTGAGTATGTGGGGAAAGTTGGGTTTTGGTGTGTGTTTTGGTCCTCTTTCCCCAGTAGGGGACAGAAAAAAGGTGAGTGTGAGAGACGTTCCCATCCCTTTACTCTGGTCAGCTGAGCCAAGAGCCAGTCTGGGTAGCAGCTCTGCGAGTCTGTGCAGGAGCAGTGGGAGAAATTCAACAGTCAAATGGCTCCTAGGACTAGAAGATACCATTGAACTATGAGGTGGTTGGCATGTGTGGGGTCATTTGGGTCCGGGCGAGTTATCATTGTGTTTAGCCCTCTGACTGGGGGCTGTAATTAATGTCTGTACccagagggggaagggcagcacCCTGGGAATCGTAATAGAGATTTGCTCCACAGTGGCCCAGGCATGGATACTGTTAATGAGTCTGCTCCCCAGAAGCACTCATGGCTTTGTCTCTTTCAGGTCCTCGGTCTAACAGGTTCAGGAAACGTGTTTCTCGTGGAGTCCCAGCTGCCATCGTAGCTGCAGTCACAGTTTTTATGTTGGTCATCATCCTTACTCTAGTAGTACTTTTAGCAGGTAATTGCATCAGCCAGTCTCTGCTCCCCCTGGATTGTTTCTGTGGAGGGCAGGGAAGGTATTAACAAGTGAATCCAGCGGGTCTAGAATGGTTTGTCCTGACTTACCTGTTAAACACCATAGTGTACCTCTGTATTAGCCAACGGCTCTGGCCCTTCAGATGTATCCTTGGTGTTAGTCATGGCTGGCCCCACTGCTGCTCCTTCCCTGAAAGGGTTAAACTTCAGGAGGTTTTCCAAGGAGTTCCTGTGACCTTGTCCCTGCTGCTGCACTGGGGGAAGAAGGCAGGGGTGGGGTTTCCAAAAGGAGGCTGCAGGAGATGCCATCTTGTGGCCATTTTATGTCCCTGAGAATTACAGCACTTGTCTCAAACTCATTCACTTGGCTCCTAATCCTCTGCACAGGATAAGATGCTCTGAGCTATGCTAGTCCCCACCATCCTTTACCCTGGGCAGGGAACATCCCTGGAATTCTTACTGGTACAGACACCATAAAAAACATCTCTGTTGGGCTGGGTCTCCAGTGTCCGATTCTCTGGGAGCCTGTTCCTTGCATAGATTAGTGCAGTCAGGGTTTGTTCCCTGATGTGAGTCTAATCCCATCTTCATCCCCAGATGCATCTCTAAAGCAAagagcctggggaggggaggcagccagCTGCAGTAGCAGGATATCCCTGGGTTAGTAGACCCAGCGTCCCACACAATCATATTGAACTATATCTTTATTTGGTGTCAATATTTGTCTGTGCCAGCCATCAGGTAACACTCCCGCTCCCTGCTCTGTCTTTATGGTGAATCTGGTGCTACTGCACTGTGCTCTGGCTTGCTTGTCAGCTGCACTTCCTGTGAATTTGACCCCCAGAAACTGAGCCACTAAAGAGGAGGTGGTCAGTTGCCCATCTCTTGTTTCAAATGGTTGATTTCTTCCCTCAGTACAGCGGTCAGGGGTGTAAGGAGCTTGCAGCCTGGATCGGAGGGATCCTCTCCCCTCATTCACTCAGAtacagagtcaggctgggagtAGGGGACACAGTCTCTGACCCTGTGTTACTTACCTGTCTGTCAgtcaaaaaatccaaaccaaCTCTGGCTGCTCCAGTCCCACCTGGTGTGCCCTGCTGCCCGGACGGCTGGATCGGGTACCAAAGGAAATGCTATTATTTCTCTGAGACTGAAGGGAACTGGACCTACAGCCAGAGCCAGTGCTCTGCACTCAACGCCTCCCTGACTGGGATTGACGGTGACCAGGAAAAGGTGAGAGAGTGGCAGATGGCTTTATCCCAACAGACTGGGCTTGGCAGGGCTGGAATTGGGCTCGGCCCCAGGAGTTTGAGAAACTGCCCTGTTGCCTCTCCTGCTGGGAAACCTGAGTGTTTCTGGTGACCAAATCCAAGCCCTGTCTAGAGCTGGGCTCACAGTCAGGGgtcactcactccagcccccctcttttcccagagccccaggcaggagggATCCCCCTCTGTAGGGCTGGGCCAGCCCAGTCCGCTCCACTCCTGGCCTGTGGGGAACCTGCCTCTGCAGCTCACCACAGCCACTGACTCCATGGAGTGGGGGCTCCGTGTGCCTGCTGGGGGAAGCACTTGGGCTCTACAGGGAGTGAGCTCTGCCCTTCCTCAGAGCAGCTGCCACCTGGTTTGGCTGAGGGGGACGGAGGGTGGCACTGTGTGCGAAGCTGCTGGGAAGACACCTTGCAAGGAAGGCAGAGGTGCTAGCTTCTAAACTGTAGAATGGCAGGGGTAGCTCTGTCCATGTAAACATGGATCTGGGGATGGAGATAGATGGGGGCTGCTCAGAGGCAGTCTTTACCCCCAGCTCCTGCACATGTTCCCAGGCTCCCAGCTGAGCAGGTCCCAGTCTGATGGGATGTCCAACGAACTGGGATTCTCAACCAGCGATTGGTTCCCTGGCTGAGGCTGCTGTCAGAGGAGTAGAgctgccagctgctccccagaTGGTCCTTCTCCACCCCCTTCCAATCCTAgagtggggccgggggaggggagttCTGTCTTTTTTGACTCGCAGCTGGCTCTTTAGACTGCAGCTTGTTCTTGGCCTCCCTGTGGCATGGGCTGGGCTGGTGTCATCAGCAGGCAAACTACAGGTGGCCCATCCAAACCTGAATGTCTGAACAGGGGCCACACAGAGCCACAGGGGCAGGCGAGTGCCAGAGCCAGGGGTCTAAATATAATCTGGTTTGTCTTATTTTAAGCATTTCCTGCTGGGCTTTAAGGGTTTCTTTGGCCGTTGGATTGGCCTCCAGAGGGAGCCAGGCCAGCCCTGGAGATGGCCCAATGGCACCGAATTCGACCAGCGGTGAGTCCTTCCCTCTAGTGATATTCTCAGTGTTAGATCACAGGTGTCTGCCGTGCTGCCAAAAGAGGAATATATTTAACCAAGGTTGTTTTGGGGGTGTGGGAATGTGTCTGGGTTCTTACAGGTATTTGGTTTTCATGAAGTAAAaccagtattccagcagcatttGAGGCCCAGTGCAGTGTTGTcgtcattatttgtattactttagTGCTCAGGTGTAGCCTAGTGCCCCACTGTGCTCGGCagtgtacaaacacagcacaacTTTCTGAGAGGTGCCACACTGTGGAATCTCTCCCCTTTTGGGGCTCAACAGTGGTCGCCCCCAGGGGTTTACAATACAGTGCAGTTGTGAGCACAGGGAAGGCTGCTACCCCAGCTCTGTTTCAGCCCCACTCATCTCCTGGCCCTTCACTACCTGCTAATTTCCTACACTCTATTTTCCCTATTCTGCCAGGGAGGAGTCTGAAATGGGGCAGATGTCTGTGCATGCAGCTGctccctctgctgccctgcacaGTGTGTAACTGATGGGAAATGCCCAGCCgctccctgactccagcccctgCTGTCTGTGTTGCAGATTTCCCATAAGCGGAGGAGGCGACTGTGCATATCTGATTGAAGACAACGGGATCAGCAGCTCGAGGTGTGGCACAGGGAGATCCTGGATCTGCAGCAAATCTGATGCCCATACAATGTGGAAGGGACATGATATGGAATCACAAGTTTGAGACTCATAGGAACCGGACCTGGAAAAGCTTTATTAGGGGTCACATCTTCCACTATCCAAAGATGAAGAAAGAACCAGTCTCCTTCCTTAGACTCTCCCTGAGGATTCCTTTGTTATGGCATTTTCCCTTTTGCTCAAGAAGAATCAATCAtaaagtgtagggctggaagggaccttggcaagttgtccaatcccctgcactaaGGTAGGACTTTGTATTAGCTAGgccattcctggcaggtgtttgtttaacttgtttttaaaagaatctattaatgatggagattccacaatctccctaagcaatttgttccagtgcttaactaccctggcaAGTTGGAtgttaaacctcccttgctgcaatttaagcccattgcttctggtACTATCATCAGAAGtgaagaagaacaatttttcaccctcctccttgtaaaaacattttatgtacttgagaactgttatgtcccccctcagtcttttctccagactaaacaaacccaattttttcaagttttctagacccttaatcatttttgttgcttttctctggactttctccaatttgtccacatctttcctgaaatgtggcacccagaactggacacacaactccagttgaggccgtatcggcgcagagtagagcggaagaatgacTTCTTCTTTGAAGTCCATTCCACATTAgctgtgtgtgcttgccacatgcaccggtgctggaagctTTTTCAGAGCAATATTTGTAGGGGAGTGGATCTgctgccctctggagtggcacccGTATGGCATGGTATAAGGGTCACTGCCAGCTCCccccatcctcagttccttcttgctgtctGTGACAGTGCATGGAACATTCACCGCTCTTACTAGCGTTGCTTAGACTTCTTGACTTCTTGTAAAGTTAGTGTACATAGTTAGTAGTTGAGTGAGTTTTTGTTAGTCCCATCGGGGACTTAGCcaggggatggggcatgccctggttcccaggctttaagccctgcaaTCGCTGCAAACAGCCCATGCCCATGAGCAATCTGCATAGTAGGTGCCTCAGTGAAGGGCACGTAAGTGTCAAATCTGCAAGTCCTTTAAACCTAGGACTAAGTGTGAGATCAGACTCCAAGCACTCCTGATGGAGTCGGTGCTCACTCCAGCCCCAGTGCTCCGGCTGCAGTAGCaacggctgggagccccggggctctggcagcaatttaaagggccaggggctccacccgctgccaggagccctgggccccagggaagctgccccctgctaGTGCACTCAGCTGTGTACCGGCTCTTACCAGTTcactgtaccggcttactttcacctctggcaaCAGAGAAGCAGAATGAGAGGGAATATCACTCATTACGTAGTGTCAGGTTCATTCCACTTTCATGTGAATTTTACAGTGAAATTTTTACAGCCAAATGTTTCATGAATCAGGTTCCTACCTCCATTCATATAACACTTTTGATGTGTGTGGCACTGATAAAATGTCCAGTAACTTGTTCAGAAATGTATTGGAATCCAAAATCTCAAAGGAAGAGAATTCATTGAGTCAGTGAATAGGATGACTAGCTCAATGCCATATAAACACCTAGTACTGTCACAGCGGCCACCAGCGCAATGTTCCTAGCTTCTCCAAGCCACAGAGCACCCCGATGCCAACCTGGGCCCTGagggagccccagccccagagctcaattgcaaaaaagtttgagaaacactgttttaAAGCTTTAGAGCATTTTTTTtaacgtaactgcactcaaaaataaaactacattTCTAATTTTCACTTTTAAgattaagagattgcactacagtacttgtatgaggtgaattgaaatacttacttgtttacagttcaaatacttgtaataaaaaaataaagtcaacACTGTatacttggtattctgtgttgtaattgaaatcaatatatttgaaaatgtagaagaaacgtaaatattttggttaaatggtattttattgcttaacagtgcaattaaaactgcaattgaGCGTGATTGATTTTTCTGTCATGCGGTtaatagcaatttttaaaattgcttaaaTAGCCCTCATAgacatatataataaaaaaatgtcctttgcagaattgggcaactaagagccctggccaaagtcacccaggaagtctggcTGAGCCAGGCCTAGATCCTAGTTCTCCTGAGTCTCATCCATGgtccatttctttccttttttacatGTATTCCAACAAACCTACAGGTGTCCTGTTTTATTATGGCATTGTGATGAGGTGTATGAACCCTGCAGTAGACAATAAAGGGTTAAAGAACGGATCTGGGCACAggtggccccagccctgctgcacctgTGAAGTCTGCCAGAAGTGGAGAAGAAGCCCAGCTCCCAGGGACCTAGCCCTGGGAGTTGGACAGATCTCTGGTGCTCAGGTCCCAGAGACAAACGCAGCAGAGAGCCAGGTCCCTTCAGTTACTGATGAATGTGGAGTGGTAGGTCAGATGGCTTTTGGAGGGTCCTTGTGAGACAGGTCATCTGATGTTGCTCTTTAGTTCTGTtagtttagctttttttttttttttcccccttttgttaTGTTGGAAACTGGGTTTGACCCCAGGGCAAACCCCTGCTGACAATGCAAGCCTGCTCAAGAGAGGGTGGGCCAACATAGGCAGCAGCCCAGAGAAGAAGCAAGAGATTTGACCAGAGAGACTCTTGCTGCTTCCTacaggccctgagctggaacacTGGGCAGAGAAAggtttgagtagcagccgtgttagtctgtattcgcaaaaagaaaaggcgtatttgtggtaccttagagactaacaaatttatttgagtataagctttcatgagctacaactcacttcttcagatgcgtgAGCTACgactcacttcgtcggatgccctaataaatttgttagtctctaaggtgctttTGGGGCAGAGAAAGGGACTGCCCCTGGATGCGGGCGCTGGTCTGGCTTGTTGACCTGACATGAGGTCATGAGACTCTTGAGTTAAACTGGGGCTTATCCTGAAAGGGGTGAGACTAAACGTGACCTGACCAGAGGGCTAAGTCTGAAGACAAAGAGGATCACTgatggatagggttgccaactttctaattgcagaaaacggaatacctttgccctgccccttttctgaggccctgcccccattcactcCACCACCCACCTCTTTctgtggctcactctcccccaccctggttCATTTTtattgggctggggcaggggggtgagggctctggttggggctGGGGTtccagggtttggggtgcaggagggggctctgggctgggaatggGCCAAAAAGCTGGGTGCTGTAATAAACGGACACGAGGAAGGACTAAAATGTGCCATTGTTGGCATTGTGTTCCATAAGTTTGACATGTGTCTGCATGCCCTCCAAGCTGTGTTTGCTGTGTCAGGGGTAGCTGTATTGGATGGGGGAGATCTGAGGAGAGATGCAGGTGTATCCTGAGGGATCAAGTTTGCCTCATTTCAGCACTGAGTAGCAGGGCATAGAGGTTTCATTGCCCAGGGGCTCGTCAGCTCTCTGGTGGCAGACATGGCAGTGGTGTCCTGGGCTTAGTGAGGGGTAAGTGAAGGCAATGTCTCAAAAGGAACCTTCAGGGCAAGGGTGAAGTGATGGTAACACCTAGCCAGTTTGGGATGGTTTGTGTGGCATAGGTGCAGTGTTGGAGTGTAGGCTGGGGTAGGTAGTGCCTGTTCCCCACACCTGACCTAAATCCAAGTTTTGCCATAGCAAAGAGAAGATGTTAGACTTCAAcggattccaaggtcagaaggaaccactgtgatcatttagtctgatctcctccATATCACAGACTTCCCTGAATTTatccctgtttgaactagaatggatcttttagaaaagcatccaatcttggtttaaaatggagaatccaccattgcctttggtaagttgttccaatggttatttaccCTCATTGTTGCACCTTATTTcaagactgaatttgtctagtgtCAACTGTAGCCCtgagacctttgtctgctagattgaagagccctctattatcaaatttctgttcctcatATAGATACTTACAgattgtgatcaaatcaccccttttctttctctttgataagctaaagagattgagctccttgagtctgtcactatagagcaggttttccaatcctttaatcagtctcacagctcttctctgacccctctctaatttatcaacatcctttgtGAATTGTGagcactggacacaggattccagcagtggtcacaccagtgtcaaatccagaggtaaaataaccaccTGGCTCCAACTCAAGATTCCCCTCTTTATGCGTCTATGGATCGCATTAGCCATTTTGGCCACTGTcgcactaggagctcatgttcaactgattatctaTCATGACTCCTAAAATACTTTGTCCTATAATGCTCATGTGTTTTGTACTCAGAGTGTCCTGGAGCATCTGTGAGGGTAGAGTGCTACTGTGTGTTATCTGAGTGTTGGGGCATCAcccaaagagggcagagttaaggttgtgttgcAGGGTGTGGTGGGAAGATTCCCCTGGGTGTTTATGCAACAATGACTTatgttcattttcaaatatatgtgcAAAGCACATTTGGTATTTGACCAGGtacttcttcgagtgcttgctcatatctaTTCTAGTTAGGTGTGCGCACGCACCACGTGCACGGAtgtcagaaactttttccctagCAGCTGTCCGTAGggctggctgtggagccccctggaatgGCGCCGATATGGCGCTCTATATATGACCCTGCCAGCCCGACCCcacccttcagttccttcttgccggcaactccaacagaggagaaagTCGTGGGGaatggaatagatatgagcaacacatcttgaagaacagttacaaaaagagtgagtaactgttttttcttcttcgagtgcttgctcatatcaattccagttaggtgactcccaagccttacctcgGAGCTGGGGTCGGAGTCAAGGTATTGCAGACTGAAGAATCACCCTGCCGAAGGCCGTGTCATCAAGAGATTGATGGACGATGGCGTAGTGCGacgtgaaggtgtgcaccgaaGCCCAAGTGgcagccctgcagatttcctggagAGGTACATGCGCCAGGAAGGCTGCAGGGGAGGCTTGAGCCCTCGTGGAGTGAGCCGTAACAGCAGGCGGAGGGACATTTGCCAAGTTATAACAAGTGCGAATACACACAGTGATCCATGAAGATATCCGCTGGG
The window above is part of the Natator depressus isolate rNatDep1 chromosome 14, rNatDep2.hap1, whole genome shotgun sequence genome. Proteins encoded here:
- the LOC141998147 gene encoding C-type lectin domain family 2 member D-like, with the translated sequence MPMTSSGTGPRSNRFRKRVSRGVPAAIVAAVTVFMLVIILTLVVLLAVKKSKPTLAAPVPPGVPCCPDGWIGYQRKCYYFSETEGNWTYSQSQCSALNASLTGIDGDQEKHFLLGFKGFFGRWIGLQREPGQPWRWPNGTEFDQRFPISGGGDCAYLIEDNGISSSRCGTGRSWICSKSDAHTMWKGHDMESQV